Proteins encoded in a region of the Mycolicibacterium duvalii genome:
- a CDS encoding cytochrome P450 — translation MATLTFQPGFDFTDPDLNRERLPVEELAQLRRHSPIWWNEQPDGIGGFADGGFWLVTKHKDVKEISKRSDVFSSLEKTALPRYPEGSTGEQVETGKYVLLNMDAPHHTHLRKIISRGFTPRAVERLRADLDRRAQDIARAAAASGSGDFVEQVSCELPLQAIAGLLGVPLEDRKKLFDWSNQMVSDDDPEYAHYDNRNAATELIMYAMQLAALRAEQPGDDIVTKLIQADVEGHKLSDDEFGFFMVLLAVAGNETTRNSITHGMVAFTEHPDQWELFKRQRPMTAVDEIVRWATPVTSFQRTALQDYELSGVLIKKGQRVVMSYRSANFDEEVFDDPYSFDILRDPNPHVGFGGTGAHYCIGANLARMTIELMFNAIADHIPDLSALGPPDRLRSGWLNGIKHWPVDYTGTGCPVQHGGTGSSDSR, via the coding sequence ATGGCGACTCTCACCTTCCAGCCCGGATTCGACTTCACCGATCCCGACCTCAACCGCGAGCGGTTGCCGGTCGAGGAACTCGCGCAGCTGCGCCGCCACTCCCCGATCTGGTGGAACGAGCAGCCCGACGGGATCGGCGGCTTCGCCGACGGTGGTTTCTGGTTGGTGACCAAACACAAGGATGTCAAGGAGATCTCGAAGCGCAGTGACGTGTTCTCCAGCCTGGAGAAGACCGCCCTGCCCCGATACCCGGAGGGCTCGACGGGCGAACAGGTCGAGACCGGCAAGTACGTGCTGCTGAACATGGACGCACCGCACCACACCCACCTGCGCAAGATCATCTCGCGCGGGTTCACCCCGCGCGCGGTGGAGCGGTTGCGCGCCGACCTGGACCGGCGGGCCCAGGACATCGCGCGCGCGGCCGCGGCCAGCGGCTCCGGGGACTTCGTCGAGCAGGTGTCGTGCGAACTGCCGCTGCAGGCGATCGCAGGGCTGCTCGGCGTGCCGCTGGAGGATCGCAAGAAACTGTTCGACTGGTCGAATCAGATGGTCAGCGACGACGACCCGGAGTACGCGCACTACGACAACCGCAACGCCGCGACCGAGCTGATCATGTACGCGATGCAGCTGGCGGCGCTCCGGGCCGAGCAACCCGGCGACGACATCGTCACCAAGCTGATCCAGGCCGACGTCGAAGGCCACAAGCTCTCCGACGACGAGTTCGGGTTCTTCATGGTGCTGCTGGCGGTGGCGGGCAACGAGACCACCCGCAACTCGATCACCCACGGCATGGTCGCGTTCACCGAACACCCCGACCAGTGGGAGCTGTTCAAGCGGCAGCGGCCGATGACCGCCGTCGACGAGATCGTGCGGTGGGCCACGCCGGTCACGTCGTTCCAGCGCACCGCGCTACAGGACTACGAGCTGTCCGGGGTGTTGATCAAGAAGGGCCAGCGGGTCGTGATGTCCTACCGTTCGGCCAATTTCGACGAAGAGGTCTTCGACGATCCGTACTCGTTCGACATCCTGCGCGATCCCAACCCGCACGTCGGTTTCGGCGGCACCGGGGCGCATTACTGCATCGGCGCCAACCTGGCCCGGATGACGATCGAGTTGATGTTCAACGCGATTGCCGACCACATCCCGGATCTCAGCGCGCTCGGCCCGCCCGATCGCCTGCGGTCAGGATGGCTCAACGGCATCAAACACTGGCCGGTCGACTACACCGGCACCGGCTGTCCGGTGCAGCACGGTGGGACGGGGTCGTCGGATAGTCGATGA
- a CDS encoding helix-turn-helix domain-containing protein, producing MTVLESRQTSFGLLLRGWRRRRGLSQLELGIRSDVSARHLSFLETGRSAPSRPMVLRLAAVLEVPPRDQNRLLTAAGLAPAYAERSLDEPDMAAVRRGVQSVLDAYHPYPCIAVDRHWMILQANPGAAVLLDGVAPVLLEAPNALRIALHPDGLAPRIHNLAQWRTHLLARLRREAAADDSAELSALVDELDSYPGGFDERQDLGGVAVPLQLETTDGRRLSFLSTVTTFGTALDLTAAELSIEAFLPADEATAAALGAG from the coding sequence ATGACGGTGCTCGAATCCCGCCAAACGTCGTTCGGTCTGCTGCTGCGGGGCTGGCGGCGACGCCGCGGGCTCAGTCAGCTGGAGTTGGGTATCCGGTCCGACGTCTCGGCGCGCCACCTGAGCTTCCTCGAGACCGGCCGTTCGGCGCCGAGCCGCCCCATGGTGCTCAGACTGGCCGCGGTGCTCGAAGTTCCGCCCCGCGACCAGAACCGGCTGCTCACCGCTGCCGGGTTGGCGCCCGCCTACGCGGAGCGGTCACTCGACGAGCCGGACATGGCCGCCGTGCGCCGCGGGGTGCAGTCGGTCCTGGATGCCTATCACCCCTACCCGTGCATCGCCGTCGACCGGCACTGGATGATCCTGCAGGCCAATCCCGGTGCCGCGGTCCTGCTCGACGGCGTCGCGCCGGTTCTGCTCGAGGCGCCCAATGCACTACGGATAGCCCTGCACCCGGACGGGCTGGCGCCCCGCATCCACAACCTCGCCCAGTGGCGGACCCATCTGCTGGCTCGCCTGCGCCGCGAGGCCGCCGCCGACGACTCTGCCGAACTATCGGCGTTGGTCGACGAATTGGATTCCTACCCGGGAGGTTTCGACGAACGGCAGGATCTTGGCGGGGTTGCGGTGCCGCTGCAACTGGAGACAACCGACGGGCGCCGGCTGAGTTTCCTCAGCACGGTGACCACCTTCGGTACCGCGCTCGATCTCACCGCCGCCGAACTGAGCATCGAGGCGTTCCTGCCCGCCGATGAAGCCACCGCCGCCGCGTTGGGAGCTGGTTAA
- a CDS encoding Ig-like domain-containing protein, protein MSAQQRIGWVTGVSVSAGLGAAVLLGGAGTAAADSAPSSRSSESSSSSASPAASGTAPERSTAERTKRTRDRSDRAERRRSTGAQELSAAQEFRALRADRTDSADAADDMVPATATAPTEASNAAPEVATTVERPDPLTGVTRVTVTGTDPDSDELTYTATSPRLGRVSGDGSGAFTYTPTPFARVLARILPVIRSDRFTVTVSDGRGGRTPATVTVTLVPLNRAPRSRPATVHAPAPATGTITGRARAVDPDRDRLTYLVSTTETGRGTVTVRGDGTFTYVPSAAARHRAAADAASPADRIDTFRITVTDVFGAVTEIPVAVTISPFNTAPTGVATADVADPASGVVTGRVLGSDDDGDDLVYRATTTAARGVVVMGDDGVFTYTPSESARRLAASMYATPALRSDTVTVTITDSHGGTTVVPVRVAVSPDPQAPATVAPSTFCGCTMMPADTIFHADIRHRPRLAETDSWIELLGGSRGATMGASWGGAEWMGSTAGIPVNVVGPDHPTETVVFNRGYSTSGPGIDDRPYAIPHRPLVEGMPSYPAWDRHLFVFQEGTCISQELINVANGVELPGAGILDILGNAVYRSIWGSTWIAQGGVQYDMSSSLYPAIGYANAAHLPQVPLMVRPDDIQRGYIDHMLGMTIAKDVGAGYVWPARAGDGTGTEGIPMGMVFRLRDDIDLRGYAESTQTVLRALQVHGAVIYDSRAPGGDGLKLAGMSNGWEDVEGFDVKEMQRELSSIPVQWFDAVDVVGMAADPTLGWQVTTTT, encoded by the coding sequence GTGTCAGCTCAGCAACGCATCGGATGGGTCACCGGCGTGTCGGTGTCGGCGGGCCTCGGGGCAGCGGTGCTGCTCGGAGGCGCCGGGACCGCGGCCGCGGACTCCGCACCGTCCTCCCGGTCGTCTGAATCGTCGTCTTCTTCCGCATCGCCGGCGGCGTCGGGGACGGCCCCCGAGCGGTCCACCGCCGAGAGAACCAAACGGACCCGCGACCGATCCGACCGCGCAGAGCGGCGTAGAAGCACCGGTGCGCAGGAACTTTCAGCAGCCCAAGAGTTCCGCGCCTTACGCGCCGACCGCACAGACAGCGCCGACGCCGCCGACGATATGGTGCCAGCGACCGCTACCGCGCCCACCGAGGCGTCCAACGCGGCGCCCGAGGTGGCCACCACGGTGGAGCGGCCGGACCCGCTGACCGGCGTCACGCGGGTCACCGTCACCGGGACGGACCCGGACTCCGACGAGCTGACCTACACAGCTACCTCGCCGCGGTTGGGCCGGGTGAGCGGTGACGGCAGCGGCGCCTTCACCTACACCCCGACGCCGTTCGCCCGGGTGCTGGCCCGGATCCTGCCGGTCATCAGATCCGACCGGTTCACCGTGACCGTCAGCGACGGCCGCGGCGGACGGACCCCGGCGACGGTGACCGTCACTCTGGTTCCGCTCAACCGTGCACCGAGGTCCCGTCCGGCGACCGTACACGCGCCGGCACCGGCGACCGGGACCATCACCGGGAGAGCCCGCGCCGTCGACCCCGATCGCGACCGGCTGACCTACCTGGTCTCGACCACCGAGACCGGCAGGGGCACCGTCACCGTCCGCGGCGACGGCACTTTCACCTATGTGCCGAGCGCCGCGGCCCGCCACCGGGCCGCGGCAGATGCCGCGTCGCCGGCCGACCGCATCGACACGTTCCGGATCACCGTCACCGATGTCTTCGGCGCCGTGACCGAGATCCCGGTCGCGGTGACGATCAGTCCGTTCAACACCGCACCGACCGGCGTCGCCACCGCCGACGTTGCCGACCCGGCGAGCGGAGTCGTCACCGGACGGGTGCTCGGCAGCGATGACGACGGCGACGATCTGGTCTACCGCGCCACGACGACGGCGGCCAGGGGAGTCGTCGTCATGGGCGATGACGGCGTCTTCACCTACACACCCAGCGAGTCCGCGCGACGCCTGGCGGCCTCGATGTACGCCACTCCGGCATTGCGCTCCGACACCGTCACGGTGACGATCACCGACAGCCACGGCGGAACCACTGTCGTCCCGGTCCGCGTCGCCGTCAGCCCGGACCCTCAGGCACCGGCCACCGTGGCGCCGTCCACGTTCTGCGGGTGCACGATGATGCCCGCCGACACGATCTTCCACGCCGACATCCGCCACCGGCCCCGGCTGGCCGAAACGGACAGCTGGATCGAGCTGCTCGGCGGCAGCCGGGGTGCGACCATGGGTGCCAGCTGGGGCGGCGCGGAGTGGATGGGCAGCACCGCCGGCATCCCGGTCAACGTCGTCGGTCCCGATCACCCGACCGAAACAGTGGTCTTCAACCGCGGCTACTCGACATCGGGTCCGGGCATCGACGACCGGCCCTACGCCATCCCGCACCGCCCGCTCGTCGAGGGCATGCCCTCCTATCCCGCCTGGGACCGCCACCTGTTCGTGTTCCAAGAGGGAACCTGCATCTCGCAGGAGCTGATCAACGTCGCCAACGGTGTCGAACTGCCCGGCGCCGGCATCCTCGACATCCTGGGCAACGCGGTCTACCGGTCGATCTGGGGGTCGACGTGGATCGCCCAGGGCGGCGTGCAGTACGACATGAGCTCGTCGTTGTATCCCGCCATCGGCTACGCCAACGCCGCGCACCTGCCGCAGGTGCCGTTGATGGTGCGCCCCGACGACATCCAGCGCGGCTACATCGATCACATGCTGGGCATGACCATCGCCAAAGACGTTGGCGCGGGCTATGTCTGGCCCGCCCGCGCCGGGGACGGCACCGGCACCGAGGGCATCCCGATGGGCATGGTCTTCCGGTTGCGCGACGACATCGACCTGCGCGGCTACGCCGAGTCGACCCAGACGGTGCTGCGTGCCCTGCAGGTGCACGGCGCGGTCATCTACGACTCGCGCGCCCCGGGCGGAGACGGTCTGAAGCTCGCCGGAATGAGCAACGGGTGGGAGGACGTGGAAGGCTTCGACGTCAAGGAGATGCAGCGTGAACTGAGCTCGATCCCGGTGCAGTGGTTCGACGCCGTCGACGTCGTCGGCATGGCCGCCGACCCCACCCTCGGCTGGCAGGTGACCACCACCACTTAA
- a CDS encoding acyl-CoA thioesterase, translated as MPSWIADLVRLDGDGEVFRTTATFGAGNRLFGGLIAAQALAAAGATVDPARLPQSLHAYFIKGGRVGVDVEYVVECTRDGKSFNTRRVTASQDGVPIFEMLASFHRSEPTTDWQRADRPAFAWSGATKATGLPEQWADHFEVRSGPAGMDDWPLQPMWFRSREPIEDDPLLRACALTFISDVGLVATARPPGGSPGPGPGGAASLDHAVWFHRPIDLGGWHLYDAEAVSHSDARGLARGSIVAQDGTLVASVAQESLWRI; from the coding sequence ATGCCGAGCTGGATCGCCGACCTGGTACGCCTCGACGGCGACGGCGAAGTGTTCCGTACCACAGCGACTTTCGGCGCCGGGAACCGCCTCTTCGGCGGGTTGATCGCCGCGCAGGCCCTGGCGGCGGCCGGTGCCACTGTCGACCCGGCCCGGCTACCGCAGTCGCTGCACGCGTACTTCATCAAGGGTGGCCGCGTGGGCGTGGATGTGGAGTACGTCGTCGAATGCACCCGCGACGGCAAGTCGTTCAACACCCGGCGGGTGACCGCCAGCCAGGACGGCGTCCCGATCTTCGAGATGCTGGCCTCGTTTCACCGGTCGGAACCCACGACGGACTGGCAGCGGGCCGACCGGCCCGCGTTCGCCTGGTCGGGTGCGACGAAGGCGACCGGACTGCCGGAGCAGTGGGCCGATCACTTCGAGGTGCGCAGCGGCCCGGCGGGCATGGACGACTGGCCCCTGCAACCGATGTGGTTCCGCAGTCGCGAGCCCATCGAGGATGACCCGCTGCTGCGAGCCTGCGCTTTGACCTTCATCTCCGATGTCGGTCTGGTCGCGACCGCCCGCCCGCCGGGCGGGTCGCCGGGTCCCGGGCCCGGCGGGGCCGCCAGCCTCGACCACGCGGTGTGGTTTCACCGCCCGATCGATCTGGGCGGGTGGCATCTCTACGACGCCGAGGCCGTCAGCCACAGCGACGCCCGCGGCCTGGCCCGCGGCTCCATCGTGGCCCAGGACGGCACGCTGGTGGCCAGCGTGGCCCAAGAGTCGCTCTGGCGGATCTGA
- a CDS encoding lipoprotein LpqH: MRTRRLLVVAAGMTLCVAACSTPEPALGGTTATVTIDGEQVNGTQPVRCQQSGWSWYVETPGEDPGFTAVLETGGAVTAKSVQFRDFGGFSGAFWVDNIGEAEATGENGRYTITGTADGNFTDRPSEAVSARFRIETDC; the protein is encoded by the coding sequence ATGAGGACCCGACGACTGCTGGTGGTTGCTGCCGGAATGACGCTGTGCGTGGCGGCATGCTCGACGCCCGAGCCGGCGCTGGGCGGCACGACGGCCACTGTCACGATCGACGGCGAGCAGGTCAACGGCACTCAGCCGGTGCGCTGCCAACAGTCCGGGTGGTCCTGGTACGTCGAAACCCCCGGCGAGGACCCGGGTTTCACGGCCGTGCTGGAAACCGGCGGGGCCGTCACCGCGAAATCGGTCCAGTTCAGGGACTTTGGCGGCTTCAGCGGGGCGTTCTGGGTGGACAACATCGGAGAGGCCGAGGCCACCGGCGAGAACGGGCGCTACACGATCACCGGGACCGCGGACGGCAACTTCACCGACAGGCCCAGCGAGGCGGTCAGCGCCCGGTTCCGGATCGAGACCGACTGCTGA
- a CDS encoding L,D-transpeptidase, which yields MSIAAPVAGAAAGSAAGLRVVDVSPGPDRPVGVAHPVTVTFSKGVTDRWAVERSLDVRPAGAPASMPGEVTWLDDRTAEWAPGEFFPAHSRIDVSVGGFATSFQTGSSVVSVADISAYSFTVSIDGVVAREMPASMGKAKFPTPTGRFTALSKERNVTFDSRTIGIPLDDPEGYLIKGEYGVRVTWGGVYVHSAPWSVGSQGYANVSHGCINLSPANAAWYFDTVRVGDPIIVQA from the coding sequence CTGTCGATCGCCGCCCCGGTCGCCGGCGCAGCCGCCGGCAGCGCCGCGGGTCTGCGCGTAGTTGATGTGTCACCGGGACCGGACCGGCCCGTCGGTGTCGCGCATCCGGTCACCGTCACGTTCAGCAAGGGCGTCACCGACCGCTGGGCGGTCGAACGGTCCCTTGACGTCCGTCCCGCCGGCGCTCCCGCCTCGATGCCGGGGGAGGTGACCTGGCTCGACGACCGCACCGCGGAGTGGGCGCCCGGCGAATTCTTCCCCGCGCACTCCCGGATCGACGTCAGCGTCGGCGGGTTCGCCACCAGCTTCCAGACCGGCTCGTCGGTCGTCAGCGTCGCCGACATCAGCGCCTACTCGTTCACCGTCAGCATCGACGGAGTGGTGGCCCGGGAGATGCCGGCATCGATGGGCAAGGCGAAGTTCCCGACCCCGACCGGCCGCTTCACCGCGCTGTCCAAAGAACGCAACGTCACGTTCGACTCGCGCACCATCGGTATCCCGCTGGACGACCCGGAGGGCTACCTCATCAAAGGCGAATACGGGGTCCGCGTGACCTGGGGCGGCGTGTACGTGCACTCAGCGCCCTGGTCGGTGGGGTCGCAGGGCTACGCCAACGTCAGCCACGGCTGCATCAATCTCAGCCCCGCCAACGCCGCCTGGTATTTCGACACCGTCCGCGTCGGCGACCCGATCATCGTCCAGGCCTGA
- a CDS encoding Pr6Pr family membrane protein, producing MSLRVALRIAIIGCVAAALLLVELTSGRGVGWRLITFTYQANLLAAAYYLWTLLAPRADARIGFRGAVVLYVVMAGLIWNLFLTEHSMGYTPANFLLHVGVPLLALADWLLVGRGLVPVPWWQPVAWLTYPAAYLVLALLVLNQAGRRAPYFFLDPASVGPAAVAMNVAALSACVLGLGYMLLAVHRGAVTVRADTS from the coding sequence ATGAGCCTGCGCGTCGCGCTGCGGATCGCGATCATCGGCTGTGTCGCGGCGGCGCTGCTGCTGGTGGAGCTGACCTCGGGCCGCGGGGTGGGCTGGCGGCTGATCACCTTCACCTACCAGGCGAATCTGCTGGCCGCGGCGTACTACCTGTGGACGCTGCTGGCGCCTCGCGCCGACGCCCGGATCGGTTTCCGTGGCGCGGTGGTGCTCTACGTGGTGATGGCCGGGCTGATCTGGAATCTTTTCCTGACCGAGCACAGCATGGGGTACACGCCCGCGAACTTCCTGCTGCACGTCGGGGTGCCGCTGTTGGCGCTCGCGGACTGGCTGCTCGTCGGCCGCGGCCTGGTCCCGGTGCCGTGGTGGCAGCCGGTGGCCTGGTTGACCTATCCGGCGGCCTACCTGGTGCTGGCGCTGCTGGTGCTCAACCAGGCGGGCCGGCGCGCACCGTATTTCTTCCTCGACCCGGCCAGCGTCGGCCCGGCCGCGGTCGCGATGAACGTCGCGGCGCTCTCCGCCTGTGTCCTGGGCCTGGGTTACATGTTGCTGGCGGTGCACCGCGGCGCCGTGACCGTCCGCGCGGACACGTCATGA
- a CDS encoding threonine ammonia-lyase, protein MQPVTIDDVHAAAERVRPHVVRTPLVPALWGDPDRPLWIKPESLQPIGAFKVRGAFNAIAALTARDPEVADVVAYSSGNHAQAVAYAAAVFGLRAHIVMPEETPAIKVEATRTRGARVVLCGAGQREQVAAAVAAETGAVMIPPFDHPHVIAGQGTVGLEIAEDLPDVRNVLVPVSGGGLCSGVGVAIRALCPQAQVFGVEPELAADTAEALRLGHRVDWPIEDRNRTIADGLRSQPSDLTFAHLQMVVDGMITVSEDEIRSAVREFAVAGHLVSEPSGAVGLAAYRRGVTPPGATVVVLSGGNIDPRLLLEVLAG, encoded by the coding sequence ATGCAGCCGGTGACGATCGACGATGTGCACGCCGCGGCGGAGCGGGTGCGGCCCCACGTGGTGCGTACCCCGTTGGTGCCGGCGCTGTGGGGCGACCCGGACCGCCCGCTGTGGATCAAACCGGAGAGCCTGCAGCCGATCGGTGCGTTCAAGGTGCGCGGGGCGTTCAACGCGATCGCGGCGCTGACGGCCCGCGATCCGGAGGTCGCCGACGTCGTCGCGTATTCGAGCGGCAACCACGCCCAGGCGGTGGCCTACGCGGCGGCCGTGTTCGGCCTGCGGGCCCACATCGTCATGCCCGAGGAGACCCCGGCCATCAAGGTCGAGGCCACCCGTACCCGCGGGGCGCGGGTGGTGCTGTGCGGGGCGGGACAACGCGAGCAGGTGGCCGCCGCGGTCGCCGCCGAGACCGGCGCGGTGATGATCCCGCCGTTCGACCATCCCCACGTCATCGCCGGGCAGGGCACCGTGGGCCTGGAGATCGCCGAGGATCTGCCCGACGTGCGTAACGTGCTGGTCCCGGTCAGCGGTGGGGGCTTGTGCTCCGGCGTCGGTGTGGCGATCCGCGCACTGTGCCCGCAGGCCCAGGTGTTCGGCGTCGAACCCGAGCTCGCCGCCGACACCGCCGAGGCCCTGCGGCTCGGCCACCGAGTCGACTGGCCGATCGAAGACCGTAACCGCACGATCGCCGACGGTCTGCGCTCGCAGCCGTCGGATCTCACGTTCGCACACCTCCAGATGGTGGTGGACGGGATGATCACCGTCTCCGAGGACGAGATCCGTTCGGCGGTACGCGAGTTCGCGGTGGCAGGTCACCTGGTCAGCGAGCCGAGCGGGGCGGTGGGGCTGGCCGCCTACCGGCGGGGCGTCACGCCGCCGGGGGCGACGGTCGTGGTGCTCTCCGGCGGGAACATCGACCCACGGCTGCTCCTCGAGGTCCTCGCCGGATGA
- a CDS encoding acyl-CoA thioesterase, whose protein sequence is MTEFSLAIVPRYAEVDQQGVVFNGHYLTWFDEACTGLFDSLGIAYPVLLADGLDFQVVHAEIDFVTSVRWRDAVRVTAQCTRIGTTSFTIGFTVLARTGDAEERVAVRGHNVYVMVSTTDWAKRPVPEHLRTVLGPG, encoded by the coding sequence GTGACCGAGTTCTCGCTGGCGATCGTGCCCCGGTATGCCGAGGTCGACCAGCAGGGGGTGGTCTTCAACGGGCACTACCTGACGTGGTTCGACGAGGCCTGCACCGGCCTGTTCGACTCGCTGGGCATCGCGTACCCGGTGTTGCTGGCCGACGGGCTGGACTTCCAGGTGGTGCACGCCGAGATCGATTTCGTCACCTCGGTGCGATGGCGCGACGCCGTCCGGGTGACCGCGCAGTGCACCCGGATCGGCACCACCAGCTTCACCATCGGTTTCACCGTGCTCGCCCGCACCGGGGATGCCGAAGAACGCGTCGCCGTACGGGGCCACAACGTCTACGTCATGGTTTCGACCACCGACTGGGCCAAGCGACCGGTTCCCGAGCACCTGCGGACGGTGTTGGGTCCCGGATGA
- the speB gene encoding agmatinase, protein MGDDHAPRRELTPGMAEQLDLAHAGMASFGHRPFLTDVDTLDAWKPDAAIVGAPFDIGTTNRPGARFGPRAIRATAYEPGTYHMDLGLEIFDWLEVVDFGDAYCPHGNTEVSHRNIRERVHAVASRGIVPVVLGGDHSITWPAATAVAEVHGYGNVGIVHFDAHADTADEIEGNLASHGTPMRRLIESGAVPGSHFVQVGLRGYWPPQDTFEWMREQAMTWHTMQEIWERGFQAVMADAVAEALAKADKLYVSVDIDVLDPAHAPGTGTPEPGGITSADLLRMVRRLCHEHDVAGVDVVEVAPAYDHAELTVNAAHRVVFEALAGMAARRRDAAGAEPGQPARSYRRDDRAR, encoded by the coding sequence ATGGGCGACGATCACGCACCCCGCAGGGAGCTCACGCCCGGCATGGCCGAGCAGCTCGACCTGGCCCACGCCGGGATGGCGTCGTTCGGACACCGGCCGTTTCTGACCGACGTCGACACGCTCGACGCCTGGAAGCCCGATGCGGCCATCGTCGGCGCACCGTTCGACATCGGCACCACCAACCGCCCCGGCGCCCGGTTCGGTCCGCGCGCCATCCGGGCCACCGCCTACGAACCCGGCACGTACCACATGGATCTGGGACTGGAGATCTTCGACTGGCTCGAGGTCGTCGACTTCGGCGACGCGTACTGCCCGCACGGGAACACCGAGGTGTCACACCGCAACATCCGCGAACGGGTCCACGCCGTGGCCAGTCGCGGCATCGTGCCGGTGGTCCTCGGCGGCGACCACTCGATCACCTGGCCCGCGGCGACCGCGGTCGCGGAGGTCCACGGCTACGGCAACGTCGGCATCGTGCACTTCGACGCCCACGCCGACACCGCAGACGAGATCGAGGGCAATCTGGCCAGCCACGGCACCCCGATGCGGCGCCTGATCGAGTCGGGCGCCGTGCCGGGGTCGCACTTCGTGCAGGTCGGCCTGCGCGGCTACTGGCCGCCGCAGGACACGTTCGAGTGGATGCGCGAGCAAGCCATGACCTGGCACACCATGCAGGAGATCTGGGAGCGCGGGTTCCAGGCCGTCATGGCCGATGCCGTCGCCGAAGCGCTCGCCAAAGCAGACAAGCTCTACGTCTCGGTCGACATCGACGTGCTGGACCCCGCGCACGCGCCCGGCACCGGAACGCCCGAACCGGGCGGTATCACCAGCGCCGACCTGCTGCGGATGGTGCGCCGGCTGTGTCACGAGCACGACGTCGCCGGGGTGGACGTCGTGGAGGTCGCGCCGGCCTACGACCACGCGGAGCTGACGGTCAATGCCGCCCACCGGGTGGTGTTCGAGGCGCTGGCCGGGATGGCCGCCCGGCGCCGGGACGCCGCCGGTGCCGAACCCGGGCAGCCCGCGCGGTCCTACCGCCGAGACGACCGGGCTCGCTAG
- a CDS encoding cyclopropane mycolic acid synthase family methyltransferase: MPETSDGVRDLTPHFEDVQSHYDLSDDFYRLFLDPTQTYSCAYFERDDMSLEEAQLAKIDLSLGKLGLQPGMTLLDVGCGWGATIKRAVEKYDVNVIGLTLSRNQQAHVQQVLDGLDSPRTKQVLLQGWEQFREPVDRIVSIGAFEHFGRDRYDDFFSMAYQALPDDGVMMLHTIVKPDDEEFKERGLPVTMTKIRFFKFIMDEIFPGGDLPQPSKVRSHATKAGFTVARVQPLRLHYARTLDHWSAALEAHKDEAIRIQSQEVYDRYMKYLTGCADLFREGYTDVCQFTLTKG; this comes from the coding sequence TTGCCAGAAACCAGCGACGGGGTGCGCGACCTGACCCCCCACTTCGAAGACGTCCAGTCGCACTACGACCTGTCGGACGACTTCTACCGGCTTTTCCTCGATCCCACGCAGACCTACAGCTGCGCCTACTTCGAGCGCGACGACATGTCGCTGGAAGAGGCGCAGCTCGCCAAGATCGACCTGTCGTTGGGCAAGTTGGGTCTGCAGCCCGGCATGACGCTGCTCGATGTGGGCTGCGGCTGGGGCGCGACCATCAAACGCGCCGTCGAGAAGTACGACGTCAACGTCATCGGCCTCACCCTGAGCCGCAATCAGCAGGCGCACGTGCAGCAGGTGCTCGACGGGCTGGACAGCCCGCGCACCAAGCAGGTGCTGCTGCAGGGCTGGGAGCAGTTCCGCGAGCCGGTGGACCGCATCGTGTCGATAGGCGCGTTCGAGCACTTCGGGCGGGACCGCTACGACGACTTCTTCTCGATGGCCTACCAGGCGTTGCCCGACGACGGGGTGATGATGCTGCACACCATCGTCAAGCCGGATGACGAGGAGTTCAAAGAGCGCGGACTACCGGTCACGATGACCAAGATCCGCTTCTTCAAGTTCATCATGGACGAGATCTTCCCGGGTGGGGATCTGCCCCAGCCGAGCAAGGTGCGCAGCCACGCCACCAAGGCCGGCTTCACCGTGGCCCGGGTACAGCCGCTGCGGCTGCACTACGCCCGCACCCTCGACCACTGGTCGGCGGCGCTGGAGGCACACAAGGACGAGGCCATCAGGATTCAGTCCCAAGAGGTCTACGACCGCTACATGAAGTACCTGACCGGCTGCGCCGACCTCTTCCGCGAGGGCTACACGGACGTCTGCCAGTTCACCCTGACCAAGGGCTAG
- a CDS encoding SRPBCC family protein: MYGSVTVSMAAPADRIWELVANVENIGRFSPETFEAEWLDGAAGPALGARFRGHVRRNEIGPVYWTTCRVTACAPDREFGFEVLVGDRAVNNWHYRLSPTAAGTDVTESFRLNPSPLMSVFAVAGGQLRRRRNLRDMRTTLHRIKNVVEASPAG, encoded by the coding sequence TTGTACGGATCGGTCACGGTGTCGATGGCCGCCCCCGCCGACCGCATCTGGGAGTTGGTCGCCAACGTCGAGAACATCGGCCGGTTCTCGCCGGAGACGTTCGAGGCGGAGTGGCTCGACGGCGCCGCCGGCCCGGCGCTGGGTGCACGGTTTCGCGGTCACGTCCGGCGCAACGAGATCGGACCCGTGTACTGGACGACGTGCCGGGTGACGGCCTGTGCGCCCGACCGCGAGTTCGGCTTCGAGGTACTCGTCGGCGACCGGGCGGTGAACAACTGGCACTACCGCCTGTCCCCCACCGCGGCGGGTACCGACGTCACCGAGTCGTTCCGGCTGAACCCCAGTCCGCTGATGTCGGTGTTCGCCGTGGCGGGCGGTCAGCTGCGGCGCCGGCGCAATCTGCGCGACATGCGCACGACCCTGCACCGGATCAAGAACGTCGTGGAAGCGTCACCGGCCGGGTGA